In Hahella sp. KA22, one genomic interval encodes:
- a CDS encoding DMT family transporter, protein MKQIQQPADSATLFLLMAALSAVFMGTIGVIAKYAQLGAETVTFYRLFFGAAMMLGYLLVIRKANLLWCWPSWRVLFNGGFLAGFIVFYIQAMEYTSMANAIMTIYLAPVVASVFAHLFLSEKLSASAIGLILTALFGFSMMMEFRLEFGGSQDAVGMSYAGLAMLCYAGFIIINRATPAHVHVYARSWYQMLIGALCMAPLMLQQQEAIAPAQWGWLLAAGLVPGFLAILFAVIALRELPSATFGTLAYLEPIAVVTFGWALFDQALSPLQMAGCGLIMCSGIAQAVLTQRRSVATSGQACSVAQS, encoded by the coding sequence ATGAAGCAGATACAGCAGCCCGCAGACAGCGCGACGCTTTTTTTGCTGATGGCGGCCTTGTCGGCGGTGTTTATGGGGACGATTGGCGTTATCGCCAAGTACGCGCAGTTGGGTGCGGAAACCGTGACTTTTTATCGGTTGTTTTTTGGCGCGGCGATGATGCTGGGGTATTTGCTGGTCATCCGTAAAGCGAACTTGTTGTGGTGTTGGCCTTCCTGGCGGGTGCTGTTCAACGGCGGCTTTCTGGCGGGATTTATAGTGTTTTATATCCAGGCCATGGAGTACACCAGCATGGCCAACGCCATTATGACCATCTATCTTGCTCCAGTGGTCGCTTCCGTATTCGCGCACCTGTTTTTGTCAGAGAAACTCAGCGCCAGCGCGATAGGTCTGATTCTTACCGCGCTGTTCGGCTTTTCGATGATGATGGAGTTTCGTCTTGAGTTCGGCGGCTCCCAGGATGCTGTGGGTATGTCCTACGCCGGGCTGGCCATGCTGTGCTATGCGGGCTTTATTATCATTAATCGCGCCACGCCTGCGCATGTGCACGTTTACGCCAGAAGCTGGTATCAAATGCTGATCGGCGCGCTGTGTATGGCGCCATTGATGCTGCAGCAACAGGAAGCGATTGCGCCAGCGCAGTGGGGCTGGTTGCTGGCGGCGGGCCTTGTGCCTGGCTTTCTCGCTATCCTGTTTGCAGTGATTGCACTGCGCGAACTGCCTTCCGCCACCTTTGGCACGTTGGCTTATTTGGAGCCTATCGCTGTAGTGACATTCGGCTGGGCTTTGTTTGATCAGGCGTTGAGCCCTTTGCAGATGGCCGGCTGTGGACTGATCATGTGCTCCGGCATCGCTCAGGCTGTGCTGACGCAACGTCGGAGCGTCGCTACCTCAGGGCAAGCCTGTTCCGTCGCTCAGAGCTGA
- a CDS encoding N-acetylmuramoyl-L-alanine amidase, whose translation MGQPWEDRLLQVDMRRVDYPNALWSPAANFRIPPGRRDIRYIIIHITGGPALTERNALNTFRAGPASAHYIVNREGRVVQTVREAHIANHVDNIHSQTNRESIGIEHVNPWDPNPRTYPTDAQYMASARLVAWLCHRYGIPVRHETAPHTAGIRGHIEEAPHSGHRTCPNPAWNWDLYIDLVRSIRVETFDEMIGALAR comes from the coding sequence ATGGGACAACCCTGGGAAGATCGATTATTGCAGGTGGATATGCGGCGGGTGGATTATCCCAACGCGCTATGGTCGCCGGCGGCGAATTTCAGAATTCCGCCGGGGCGTCGGGATATTCGTTACATCATCATCCATATTACTGGCGGGCCTGCTTTGACTGAACGCAATGCGTTGAATACGTTTCGGGCGGGCCCCGCCAGCGCCCACTATATCGTCAATCGTGAAGGGCGCGTGGTGCAGACCGTGAGGGAAGCGCACATCGCCAACCATGTCGATAATATCCATTCCCAAACCAATCGCGAGAGTATTGGCATTGAGCATGTGAATCCCTGGGACCCGAATCCAAGGACTTATCCCACGGATGCGCAATACATGGCGTCCGCGCGACTGGTGGCTTGGTTATGTCATCGCTATGGCATTCCCGTACGCCATGAAACCGCACCGCACACCGCAGGCATTCGCGGTCATATCGAGGAAGCGCCTCATTCCGGTCATCGTACTTGTCCCAATCCCGCCTGGAATTGGGATTTGTATATCGATCTGGTGCGCAGTATTCGTGTAGAAACCTTCGACGAAATGATCGGCGCTTTGGCGCGCTAA
- a CDS encoding AAA family ATPase: MLTTLSINNYRSILQLTMPLGSLNVITGPNGSGKSNLYRALRLLAETAQGGVVNSLAGEGGLGSTFWAGPEKISRRMRTGEIPVQGGPRRDAVRLRLGFAGEDFGYAISLGLPKPSPSAFALDPEIKRECIWAGSFYRPAGLLVDREGPMVRVRDGRTWNVAAQNLSLFTSMFDQLADPSAAPEVFRVRETIRNWRFYDHFRTDRDAPARKPQLGTRTPVLHHDGRDLAAAVQTIREIGDSEALDAAISDAFPGARLDVRLHEDGRFSLMFYQEGLLRPLTGAELSDGTLRYILWVAALLTPRPPSLMVLNEPETSLHPDLLPALARLILRASEHSQVWVVSHASRLVAALNEHPECHAVQLEKPLGQTEIIGQGILDTPAWHWADK; the protein is encoded by the coding sequence ATGCTCACTACGCTCTCCATCAATAACTACCGTTCCATACTGCAGCTGACGATGCCATTGGGGTCGCTGAATGTGATTACCGGGCCGAACGGCAGCGGCAAGTCTAATTTGTACCGGGCGTTGCGATTGCTGGCGGAGACGGCGCAAGGCGGGGTGGTTAATTCTTTGGCCGGAGAGGGCGGATTGGGCTCTACATTCTGGGCTGGGCCGGAGAAAATCAGTCGTCGGATGCGGACTGGCGAGATACCTGTGCAGGGCGGTCCACGTCGTGATGCGGTGCGCTTACGGCTCGGCTTTGCGGGGGAAGACTTCGGTTACGCGATATCCCTTGGTTTGCCCAAGCCATCGCCTTCAGCATTCGCGTTAGACCCAGAAATTAAACGGGAGTGTATTTGGGCTGGATCGTTTTATCGCCCCGCCGGACTGCTGGTGGATCGTGAAGGGCCAATGGTGAGAGTGCGCGATGGACGTACCTGGAACGTGGCGGCGCAGAATTTGAGTCTCTTCACCAGTATGTTTGATCAGCTGGCCGATCCCAGCGCTGCGCCGGAGGTATTTCGTGTCCGCGAAACGATTCGCAACTGGCGTTTCTACGATCACTTTCGTACAGACCGCGATGCGCCTGCTCGTAAACCGCAGTTGGGCACACGCACACCGGTGCTGCATCATGATGGCCGCGACTTGGCGGCGGCGGTGCAGACCATTCGTGAAATCGGCGACAGCGAAGCGCTTGATGCGGCCATCAGTGACGCCTTTCCCGGCGCCAGACTGGATGTAAGGCTGCACGAAGACGGCCGTTTCTCGTTGATGTTTTATCAGGAAGGACTGCTCAGGCCTTTGACCGGCGCGGAACTTTCCGACGGCACCTTGCGCTATATCCTATGGGTGGCGGCGCTACTTACCCCGCGCCCGCCATCACTGATGGTTCTGAACGAACCGGAAACCAGCTTGCATCCTGACTTATTGCCGGCCTTGGCGCGCTTGATTTTGCGCGCCTCGGAGCATTCTCAGGTCTGGGTGGTGTCTCACGCCTCCCGTCTCGTCGCTGCGCTCAATGAACACCCGGAATGCCATGCAGTACAACTGGAAAAGCCCCTGGGCCAAACAGAAATCATCGGACAAGGCATTCTGGACACGCCGGCCTGGCATTGGGCGGATAAGTAG
- a CDS encoding HAD hydrolase-like protein: MGKPSREFFDQVRATTGFSPEQCLMVGDDVAVDVEGALNAGLQACLVRTGKYLPEDERRLPAGAQVADSLATLF; this comes from the coding sequence ATGGGCAAACCCAGCCGGGAATTTTTTGATCAGGTGCGGGCCACAACTGGTTTCTCTCCAGAGCAGTGCCTGATGGTGGGGGACGATGTTGCTGTTGATGTAGAAGGCGCGCTGAACGCAGGCCTGCAAGCCTGTCTGGTGCGCACCGGTAAGTACCTGCCTGAGGATGAGCGGCGTTTGCCCGCCGGCGCGCAGGTGGCGGACAGTCTGGCGACACTGTTTTAG
- a CDS encoding NADAR family protein has translation MEVIKFYSVNDEFGEFSNFAQYPIKLKGKVWPSSEHYFQAMKFEEEKDRSDIRKAKSPLEAARKGRDRKRKLRNDWEAVKLNIMREAILAKFTQHEALRERLLSTGSAKIVEHTDNDDYWGDGGDGSGQNMLGRILEEVRTQLSEG, from the coding sequence GTGGAAGTGATTAAGTTTTATAGCGTAAATGATGAATTTGGAGAGTTTTCCAATTTCGCCCAATATCCGATCAAGCTCAAAGGAAAAGTGTGGCCCAGCAGCGAGCATTATTTTCAGGCCATGAAATTCGAGGAAGAAAAGGACCGCAGCGATATTCGCAAAGCCAAGTCTCCGCTGGAGGCCGCGCGTAAAGGTCGCGACCGCAAAAGAAAGCTGCGCAACGATTGGGAGGCCGTCAAACTCAATATCATGCGTGAGGCCATCCTCGCCAAATTCACCCAACACGAAGCCCTGCGCGAACGCTTGCTCAGCACTGGCTCCGCTAAAATCGTCGAACACACGGACAACGACGACTACTGGGGCGATGGCGGCGACGGCAGTGGCCAGAATATGCTGGGACGCATCCTGGAAGAGGTGAGGACGCAGCTCAGCGAAGGTTGA